The following proteins are co-located in the Streptomyces sp. DT2A-34 genome:
- a CDS encoding SRPBCC family protein, which yields MTAIREVIDIDRSPDEVYAYVTDPSHLPEWQLSAVSADLLDEGPTHPGSRVRVTRRIGSREIPMTVEFTELDPPHSWDLHGIEGPIRPRAHGEIEPLDDGRRSRVTIDIDFEGHGLGKLLVPLVVRPQVRKELPRDEQLLKDRLERTTD from the coding sequence ATGACCGCCATCCGAGAAGTCATCGACATAGACCGGTCCCCGGACGAGGTCTACGCGTATGTCACGGACCCCTCCCACCTACCGGAATGGCAGTTGAGCGCCGTCTCCGCGGACCTGCTCGACGAGGGGCCCACGCACCCCGGCTCCCGGGTCCGGGTCACCCGGCGCATCGGCAGTCGCGAGATCCCGATGACCGTGGAGTTCACCGAACTCGACCCACCGCACAGCTGGGATCTGCACGGGATCGAGGGCCCCATCAGGCCACGGGCTCACGGTGAGATCGAGCCGCTCGACGACGGCCGCCGTTCCCGCGTGACGATCGACATCGACTTCGAAGGGCATGGCCTCGGCAAGCTCCTGGTGCCCCTCGTCGTCCGCCCTCAGGTCCGCAAGGAGCTGCCGCGTGACGAGCAACTGCTGAAGGACAGGCTGGAGCGCACGACCGACTGA
- a CDS encoding NACHT domain-containing NTPase, with translation MEYPDHALHEYLRDLERRAKANRLRHRMPYSRRETAKILSKEFQVELDARRLSNWLTDEPRSRQAPTLSNEPKLWALVQLWSRWAGEQPSRRYLNELLESAQPVRHAVRASSSPVPSFLLPLLMEQRERGEAWPYVVHSGTGARRPLSAVHVQQLLDESRSADEPGAEPKRGHIEDILEDPDGCRLLLESGPGSGKSTLLARLAGRLSAELLDATLAQNACVPVWATAEQLTAGPGGVDRALSRLVFAGTEHDERRFDDATEALVPEDYSWLLLVDGFDEIPMEARNRLALHLTTIARSEAGRVGRIRIIASCRPLHPVERDRFIESGFLVFTMVPFDRSQLETFAERWFGTHVPGRRQAREFLQQVDTPELRDLVAVPLLAAVAAAVFEAWPEQRLPNNQYALFDQYRTYLTNAKATQREGVFSQLRTHAGSASWALEAIRFLQENLDDVLRHVATEAVRHLSEPAGRSEESDQRASFDLLTVALEWLRPKVGPRAQTGIPGWGEYVATLLISSGLLASGEGSIRFLHTSFAEFLAAEARAMDLPDSFDGSSVEWQAFTFEAARLTGRKGRDHRAALVHYAQRHPLAAEALLTWLLEGSAGHQHVAGVLMAEGSPYTPAQLETFLSVLPRLPAASRRTARQIPNPLARAYLAERFPVAQFLARTEPVAPYPVADEPLDIREQPVIRSLLSTLGCSRPPDSGDDTYLFCSLVCHLGLESVVDRMALIDTLQTMAPEWAAHATQHTFEIMNSPHADAGTRIHAAESLLDFDSEYLSHVAEVLRELVTDRTNPFDDRYAAAAALSELGAPYRDQARELMQAMAGEPTTRPCQRDELSAHVQLLTSGGGAPIRRRHGS, from the coding sequence GTGGAGTATCCGGACCACGCGCTCCACGAGTACCTGCGCGACCTGGAACGCAGGGCCAAGGCGAATCGGCTTCGGCACAGGATGCCGTACTCCCGTCGCGAGACCGCGAAGATCCTCAGCAAGGAGTTCCAGGTCGAGCTGGATGCTCGCCGGCTGAGTAACTGGCTGACGGACGAGCCGCGAAGCCGCCAGGCACCCACCTTGAGCAATGAGCCGAAACTATGGGCCCTGGTACAGCTCTGGTCGCGCTGGGCCGGGGAGCAGCCCAGCCGTCGGTATCTCAACGAACTTCTCGAATCGGCCCAGCCCGTCCGGCATGCCGTCCGGGCTTCGTCGTCGCCGGTTCCCTCTTTCCTGCTCCCGCTGCTGATGGAACAGAGGGAGCGAGGAGAGGCGTGGCCCTATGTCGTTCACAGTGGCACGGGCGCGCGACGACCGCTGTCGGCCGTACACGTTCAGCAACTGCTGGACGAATCCCGCTCTGCCGATGAACCGGGGGCAGAACCGAAGCGAGGGCACATCGAGGACATCCTCGAGGATCCCGACGGCTGCCGTCTCCTCCTGGAGTCCGGTCCGGGCAGCGGGAAGTCGACCTTGCTCGCCCGACTTGCCGGGCGTCTGTCCGCCGAACTCCTCGACGCGACGCTCGCGCAGAACGCCTGTGTCCCGGTCTGGGCGACCGCCGAGCAACTGACCGCCGGCCCGGGCGGCGTGGACCGCGCGTTGTCCCGGCTCGTCTTCGCCGGGACTGAGCACGATGAGCGGCGATTCGATGACGCCACGGAAGCACTGGTCCCGGAGGACTACTCCTGGCTGCTCCTGGTGGACGGGTTCGACGAGATCCCCATGGAGGCACGTAACCGACTGGCGCTCCACCTCACCACCATCGCCAGAAGCGAGGCAGGCCGGGTCGGCCGTATCAGGATCATCGCATCGTGCCGTCCACTGCATCCGGTGGAACGGGACCGCTTCATCGAGAGCGGCTTCCTCGTCTTCACCATGGTCCCGTTCGATCGCTCACAGCTGGAGACGTTCGCCGAGCGCTGGTTCGGGACCCATGTTCCCGGGCGTCGTCAGGCCCGGGAGTTCCTTCAGCAGGTCGACACCCCGGAACTGCGCGACCTGGTGGCCGTCCCGTTGCTGGCGGCGGTGGCCGCCGCCGTGTTCGAAGCGTGGCCCGAACAGAGGCTGCCGAACAATCAGTACGCTCTCTTCGACCAGTACCGCACCTATCTGACGAATGCGAAGGCCACCCAGCGTGAAGGCGTCTTCAGCCAGCTGCGTACGCACGCGGGCAGTGCCTCATGGGCCCTGGAAGCCATCCGGTTTCTCCAGGAGAACCTCGACGATGTCTTGCGTCATGTCGCCACTGAAGCGGTCCGGCACCTTTCAGAACCGGCGGGCCGCTCCGAGGAATCCGATCAGCGGGCCTCGTTCGACCTCTTGACGGTCGCGCTGGAGTGGCTGCGCCCGAAAGTCGGCCCCCGCGCACAGACGGGCATTCCCGGGTGGGGTGAATACGTCGCGACCCTGCTGATATCGAGTGGGCTCCTCGCGTCCGGCGAGGGATCGATCCGGTTCCTGCATACGAGCTTCGCCGAATTCCTTGCGGCGGAGGCGCGCGCCATGGACCTTCCCGACAGTTTCGACGGAAGCTCCGTGGAATGGCAGGCGTTCACATTCGAGGCCGCACGCCTCACCGGACGCAAGGGCCGCGACCACCGCGCCGCACTCGTTCACTACGCCCAACGGCACCCCCTGGCAGCGGAGGCGTTGCTGACCTGGCTGCTGGAGGGCAGCGCAGGGCATCAACATGTCGCGGGTGTCCTCATGGCAGAGGGCAGCCCCTACACGCCCGCTCAGCTGGAGACGTTCCTGTCCGTCCTGCCTCGGCTGCCCGCGGCGAGCCGGCGCACAGCCCGTCAGATACCGAATCCCCTGGCCCGCGCATACCTCGCGGAGCGATTTCCCGTCGCGCAATTCCTCGCCCGCACGGAGCCGGTCGCCCCCTACCCGGTCGCCGACGAGCCGCTGGACATCCGCGAGCAGCCGGTCATCCGGTCCCTGCTCAGTACGCTCGGCTGTAGCCGCCCACCGGATTCAGGTGATGACACCTACCTGTTCTGCTCGCTGGTATGCCACCTGGGACTCGAGTCCGTCGTGGACCGCATGGCCCTCATCGACACCCTTCAGACCATGGCTCCTGAGTGGGCGGCTCACGCGACCCAGCACACGTTCGAGATCATGAATTCGCCGCACGCCGACGCTGGGACACGCATTCACGCGGCGGAGTCGCTACTGGACTTCGACAGCGAATATCTGTCTCACGTTGCTGAGGTTTTGCGGGAGCTGGTGACCGACAGAACAAACCCGTTCGACGATCGGTACGCGGCAGCGGCAGCTCTCAGCGAACTCGGCGCCCCGTACCGCGATCAGGCGCGTGAACTCATGCAGGCCATGGCGGGTGAACCTACTACGCGCCCGTGCCAGCGCGATGAATTGTCAGCGCATGTGCAGTTGCTGACCAGCGGCGGTGGTGCTCCGATTCGTCGTCGTCACGGCAGCTAG